One Alkalicoccus halolimnae DNA segment encodes these proteins:
- a CDS encoding NADH-dependent flavin oxidoreductase, with protein sequence MRKFLEPYTFKNGAAVRNRIMLAPMTNFASADTGETTPEEREYYRERSRGAGTVITACANVTAGGKGFPGEIGVDRDELIESLGELADTIKGEGAKAVLQIFHGGRMAPPKLLPDEQPVSASAVAAEREGAVVPRELSEDEILEIIQAFGHATRRAIRAGYDGVEIHGANTYLIQQFFSPHSNRRQDAWGGTLEKRMRFPMAVVHEVLKAAEEADDKFLVGYRISPEEIEEPGITMEDSLQLIKELAAADLDYLHTSVMDFFAGSMRDKTDERSRVQMIQDTVGEEIPVVGVGSLHTPDDVEKAMESGTPFIALGRELIVEPHWVEKVEAGREADIRTELSVDDREELVVPESLWTAIVNRPGWFPVKEHAGK encoded by the coding sequence ATGAGAAAGTTTCTTGAACCTTACACATTTAAAAACGGAGCAGCAGTTAGAAATAGAATCATGCTGGCCCCGATGACAAATTTCGCTTCAGCAGATACTGGGGAAACAACGCCGGAAGAACGGGAATATTACCGGGAGCGTTCCCGTGGAGCGGGTACCGTGATCACCGCCTGCGCCAATGTTACAGCGGGCGGTAAAGGCTTCCCCGGAGAAATCGGCGTCGACCGCGACGAGCTGATTGAGAGTCTCGGTGAACTGGCCGATACGATTAAAGGAGAAGGCGCAAAAGCTGTCCTGCAGATCTTTCACGGTGGAAGAATGGCACCACCGAAACTTCTTCCCGATGAACAGCCGGTAAGTGCCAGTGCGGTAGCGGCGGAGCGCGAAGGAGCTGTCGTTCCGCGGGAGCTTTCCGAAGATGAAATACTGGAGATAATCCAGGCTTTTGGACATGCAACCCGACGAGCGATCCGTGCAGGCTATGACGGGGTGGAAATCCACGGAGCAAACACCTATCTGATTCAGCAGTTCTTTTCTCCGCATTCCAACAGAAGACAGGATGCCTGGGGAGGCACCTTGGAAAAACGTATGCGGTTTCCTATGGCTGTCGTGCACGAAGTATTAAAAGCAGCAGAAGAAGCGGATGATAAGTTCCTTGTCGGCTACCGCATTTCCCCCGAGGAAATAGAGGAGCCGGGCATTACGATGGAAGATAGCCTTCAGCTGATAAAGGAACTCGCAGCTGCAGATCTGGATTATCTGCATACTTCCGTAATGGATTTCTTTGCAGGTTCGATGCGTGATAAAACAGATGAGCGTTCCCGCGTGCAGATGATTCAGGATACGGTCGGTGAAGAGATTCCTGTTGTAGGAGTCGGCTCTCTTCACACGCCGGATGATGTGGAAAAGGCAATGGAAAGCGGCACTCCGTTTATCGCTCTCGGCCGGGAGCTGATCGTCGAACCTCATTGGGTCGAGAAAGTGGAAGCCGGCCGCGAAGCAGATATCCGGACGGAGCTTTCTGTAGATGACAGGGAAGAGCTTGTCGTTCCGGAATCGTTATGGACAGCAATAGTTAACAGACCGGGCTGGTTCCCTGTGAAAGAGCACGCCGGAAAGTAG
- a CDS encoding sigma-54 interaction domain-containing protein — MPVDAKKLIVFEKLMEEIDVGVHAIDAAGRTIIYNEKISEIENMKPAEVLNKPVGELFEFSEGQGSTLQKALKEGHESRNVKQTYLNNKGLEITAIHNTFPVRYEGEIIGALEVTKDITRLEKLVQENMKNGSRRYNFHDMIGVSAGMQEVVDHAKRATRTTSSVLITGETGTGKELFAQSIHNGSARSSGPFISQNCAALPESLIEGILFGTKKGAFTGAENRPGLFEQAGGGTLLLDEINSLPPDLQSKLLRVIQEKSVRRVGDTEEREIDIRLLATINEDPVDAVTHGRLRKDLYYRLSVVSLFIPPLRERMEDLEPLCRHFINKYNDLFQLEVKALSPEVKNLFYDYHWPGNVREVEHVIEGSMNLVTAEDRIETSHLPLQLRRRLSVSQPAESAVPEKEELPHLKDFLHEKEKVFVQQALKRFDYRVQETADALGLSRQSLQYRMKKLGISKIRI; from the coding sequence ATGCCTGTTGACGCAAAAAAATTAATTGTTTTTGAAAAGTTAATGGAAGAAATAGATGTCGGTGTTCATGCTATCGACGCAGCAGGACGAACAATCATTTATAACGAAAAAATTTCTGAAATTGAAAATATGAAACCGGCAGAAGTACTTAATAAACCGGTGGGAGAACTATTCGAATTTTCTGAAGGGCAGGGCAGTACCCTCCAGAAAGCGTTAAAGGAAGGGCACGAATCCAGGAATGTGAAACAGACCTACTTAAACAATAAAGGTCTGGAAATTACGGCGATCCACAATACCTTTCCCGTCCGGTACGAAGGAGAAATTATTGGAGCACTGGAAGTGACAAAGGATATTACGAGACTGGAAAAGCTCGTGCAGGAAAACATGAAAAATGGAAGCCGCCGCTACAATTTTCATGATATGATCGGAGTAAGCGCCGGCATGCAGGAAGTAGTGGATCATGCCAAGCGAGCGACCCGGACGACATCCTCGGTACTTATCACAGGAGAGACAGGAACAGGCAAAGAATTGTTTGCACAGAGCATACACAACGGCAGCGCCCGCTCCTCCGGGCCGTTTATCAGCCAGAATTGTGCTGCCCTTCCGGAAAGTCTGATTGAAGGCATTCTTTTTGGTACGAAAAAGGGTGCTTTCACCGGTGCGGAAAACCGGCCGGGTCTTTTTGAACAGGCAGGAGGAGGGACGCTGCTTTTAGACGAAATTAATTCCCTGCCACCGGATCTCCAGTCAAAACTGCTGCGTGTGATTCAGGAAAAATCAGTACGCCGGGTAGGCGATACGGAAGAAAGGGAAATCGATATCCGTCTGCTGGCAACGATAAATGAGGATCCAGTCGATGCCGTGACCCACGGACGGCTGCGCAAGGATTTATACTACCGGCTCAGCGTTGTTTCTTTATTCATCCCCCCTCTACGGGAGCGCATGGAAGATCTTGAGCCGTTATGCCGGCATTTTATAAACAAGTATAATGATCTATTCCAGCTTGAAGTAAAAGCATTGAGTCCCGAAGTGAAAAACCTGTTTTATGATTACCACTGGCCGGGAAATGTGAGAGAAGTAGAACATGTTATTGAAGGTTCGATGAATTTAGTAACTGCAGAAGACCGGATTGAAACCTCCCACCTGCCGCTTCAGCTGCGGAGGAGGCTCTCTGTTTCCCAGCCGGCAGAAAGCGCTGTTCCCGAGAAGGAAGAACTCCCGCATCTGAAAGACTTTCTTCACGAAAAAGAGAAAGTGTTCGTTCAGCAGGCTTTAAAACGATTTGACTATCGTGTGCAGGAAACAGCAGACGCTCTTGGGTTAAGCAGACAGAGTCTGCAGTACCGGATGAAAAAACTGGGCATAAGCAAAATACGTATCTAG
- a CDS encoding ornithine--oxo-acid transaminase: MTTSTNTSSIIEHTEKHGARNYHPLPIVISKAEGVWVEDPEGNRYIDMLSAYSALNQGHRHPKIIQALKDQADKVTLTSRAFHNDQLGFFYDKVSEWTGKELVLPMNTGAEAVETAVKAARRWGYQEKGIPKDQAEIIGCHGNFHGRTMTAVSLAAEENDTTGFGPMLPGIKTIPYGDAAALKDAITPNTTAFLFEPIQGEGGVVIPPEGFLREAQAICKENNVLFIADEIQTGLCRTGRTFACDWEEVKPDMYILGKALGGGVFPISCVAADEDILGVFDPGSHGSTFGGNPLGAAVAVSALNVLEEEQLADRSRRLGEYFRDRLRKIDNPMIKEIRGKGLFIGVELSEPARSYCESLKEKGLLCKETQTNVIRFAPPLVISEEDLDWALSKIETVLAK; this comes from the coding sequence ATGACAACTTCGACAAATACGTCTTCAATCATTGAACATACAGAAAAACATGGCGCGAGAAATTATCATCCGCTGCCGATTGTGATATCAAAAGCGGAAGGAGTCTGGGTGGAAGATCCGGAAGGCAACCGCTACATTGATATGCTGAGTGCCTACTCTGCTTTGAACCAGGGACACAGGCACCCAAAAATTATTCAGGCACTGAAAGACCAGGCAGATAAAGTGACGCTCACGTCCCGCGCCTTTCATAATGACCAGCTCGGTTTCTTTTATGATAAAGTAAGTGAATGGACAGGCAAAGAGCTGGTTCTGCCGATGAATACCGGAGCTGAAGCAGTTGAAACAGCTGTAAAAGCGGCGCGCCGCTGGGGCTACCAGGAGAAAGGAATTCCTAAAGATCAGGCGGAAATTATCGGCTGTCACGGGAATTTCCACGGCCGTACGATGACTGCTGTTTCCCTGGCGGCGGAGGAAAATGATACGACAGGATTCGGCCCGATGCTTCCCGGGATTAAAACAATTCCCTATGGTGATGCAGCAGCTTTGAAAGATGCGATCACCCCGAACACGACAGCTTTTCTTTTTGAACCTATTCAGGGAGAAGGCGGCGTTGTGATTCCGCCGGAAGGTTTTCTGCGTGAAGCGCAGGCTATCTGTAAAGAAAACAATGTCCTCTTTATTGCCGACGAAATTCAGACCGGCCTCTGCCGCACCGGTCGGACGTTTGCCTGTGACTGGGAAGAGGTAAAGCCGGATATGTACATCCTTGGTAAAGCTCTCGGAGGCGGGGTCTTCCCGATTTCCTGTGTAGCCGCTGATGAGGATATCCTCGGAGTGTTTGATCCGGGATCCCACGGCTCCACTTTCGGCGGAAATCCGCTGGGAGCCGCTGTCGCTGTTTCCGCCCTCAATGTTCTGGAAGAGGAACAGCTCGCAGATCGTTCGCGGCGTCTCGGAGAGTATTTCCGTGATCGTCTTCGCAAAATTGACAATCCAATGATCAAAGAAATCCGCGGCAAAGGACTCTTTATAGGAGTGGAGCTGAGTGAACCGGCCCGTTCCTACTGTGAAAGCCTGAAAGAAAAAGGCCTGCTCTGTAAGGAAACCCAGACGAATGTTATTCGCTTTGCGCCTCCTCTCGTTATTTCAGAAGAAGATCTCGACTGGGCACTGAGCAAAATTGAAACGGTACTGGCAAAATAA
- the pruA gene encoding L-glutamate gamma-semialdehyde dehydrogenase: MYTAYKHEPFTDFTKEENQKEFLEALAVVKKDIGKEYPLIIDGKEVTTKDKLVSINPCNISEEIGSVSKASPKEIDKAFEAAKKAFPKWSQTNPVARAEVLFRAAAIMRRRKHELSATVVKEAGKPWVEADIEVAEGIDFLEYYGRQMIELKDGKVIESRDGESNQYIYTSAGVAVTIPPWNFSAAIMMGTTAAPLVAGNTVLLKPAEPTPIIAAKFVDIMREAGVPDGVLNFVPGEPHEIGDHLVDHKDTSIITFTGSKATGLRILERASKVQEGQQHLKRVLAEMGGKDTVVVDKDANVETAVNAIVTAAFNFSGQKCSAGSRAVIHKDLYDEVEKRVVEETEKLTLGDTEDNNNYLGPVINQKAYDKVTSYIKIGKKEGKLLTGDESDDSKGYFIKPTIFGSVDAEARIMKEEIFGPVLALCKAKSYEESIDIANNTEYGLTGAVISNNVDHLEYAKKNFHVGNLYFNRNCTGAIVGYHPFGGFKLSGTDSKAGGPDYLLQYLLPKSISQML; the protein is encoded by the coding sequence ATGTATACAGCTTATAAACACGAACCATTTACAGACTTTACGAAGGAAGAAAATCAAAAGGAATTTCTCGAAGCACTGGCAGTAGTTAAAAAGGATATCGGCAAAGAATATCCGCTCATTATCGATGGAAAAGAAGTAACGACAAAGGATAAGCTCGTCAGTATTAACCCTTGTAATATCAGCGAAGAGATCGGCAGTGTATCAAAAGCTTCTCCTAAAGAAATTGATAAGGCCTTTGAAGCTGCTAAAAAAGCATTTCCAAAGTGGAGCCAGACAAATCCTGTAGCCCGCGCTGAAGTTCTTTTCCGCGCTGCGGCTATTATGCGCCGCCGCAAACATGAACTTTCGGCTACTGTAGTAAAAGAAGCCGGCAAGCCATGGGTGGAAGCGGATATCGAAGTAGCAGAAGGAATTGATTTCCTTGAATATTACGGCCGTCAGATGATTGAGCTGAAAGATGGCAAGGTGATCGAAAGTCGTGATGGAGAAAGCAACCAGTATATTTATACTTCTGCAGGAGTGGCTGTTACGATTCCGCCATGGAACTTCTCTGCAGCAATCATGATGGGAACTACCGCAGCGCCGCTTGTCGCTGGTAACACGGTCCTGCTGAAGCCGGCAGAGCCGACTCCGATTATCGCTGCGAAGTTCGTAGATATTATGCGCGAAGCAGGAGTGCCGGACGGCGTACTGAACTTTGTGCCCGGCGAACCGCATGAAATCGGGGATCACCTCGTCGATCATAAAGATACGTCAATTATTACCTTTACAGGTTCCAAAGCGACCGGCCTGCGTATTCTTGAGCGTGCTTCCAAAGTTCAGGAAGGTCAGCAGCATTTGAAGCGTGTGCTTGCTGAAATGGGCGGAAAAGATACGGTCGTCGTCGATAAGGATGCAAATGTTGAGACGGCTGTAAATGCAATTGTAACGGCTGCATTTAACTTCTCCGGTCAGAAATGTTCTGCCGGTTCCCGTGCCGTCATCCACAAGGATCTGTATGATGAAGTGGAAAAGCGTGTAGTAGAAGAAACAGAAAAGCTGACGCTCGGCGATACCGAAGACAACAATAATTACCTCGGTCCGGTTATCAATCAAAAAGCTTATGACAAAGTTACAAGCTATATTAAGATCGGTAAAAAAGAAGGTAAACTTCTTACCGGAGACGAGTCGGATGACTCCAAAGGCTACTTCATTAAGCCGACGATTTTCGGAAGCGTAGATGCAGAAGCACGGATTATGAAAGAAGAAATTTTCGGTCCGGTTCTTGCTCTATGCAAAGCGAAGAGCTACGAAGAATCGATTGATATTGCAAACAACACAGAATACGGACTTACCGGAGCGGTTATCTCCAATAACGTGGATCACCTGGAATATGCTAAGAAAAACTTCCACGTAGGTAACCTTTACTTCAACCGTAACTGTACAGGAGCTATTGTCGGCTACCACCCATTCGGCGGTTTCAAGCTGTCAGGTACCGACTCTAAAGCAGGCGGACCGGATTACCTTCTGCAGTATTTGCTGCCGAAATCCATCAGCCAGATGCTTTAA
- a CDS encoding S8 family serine peptidase, with protein MKQRVRSCFIFVLILLLSLTGFSGTGLAAGTNQTVTETPAQLDADYSSSEAVNVIVEIEEESILRSKQQGNSQSKENLAAVRDQIISEVADAASSSEVNREYDYLFSGFSLEVSQNELPDVMEVSGVKAVYPDETYEVEFDNETEVLDPETFSPAMMDSAPFIGADEAWESGYTGEGVTVAVIDTGVDYTHPDLAHAFGEYKGWDFVDNDNDPQETQPGNPDGDSTLHGTHVAGTVAADGLITGVAPDATLLGYRVLGPGGSGTTTDVIAGIERAVEDGADVLNLSLGNTQNNPDFATSIALDTAMEDGVVAVSSNGNSGPNNWTVGSPGTSRDAISVGATQLPYDQYAADIFTSEGVDYPSSEVMGFPDVDQLLSLNEGEYEFVDVGLAGPEDVEGVDLDGKIALISRGEYAFVDKADTVAEAGAAGAVLYNNVEGTMPEVPGMAVPTVMTTLEDGEKLLAELEAGNNTISFDIEFDREIGETMADFSSRGPVMDTWMIKPDVSAPGVAIVSTIPTHNPDAPHGYASLQGTSMSAPHVAGAAALILEANPEWNVDYVKSALMNTAENLYDADGNLYPHNTQGAGSIRVVDAIETEVLAVPGSHSFGVFDKDNGKQVERQKFTVHNLSDERKRYSLDFTGHEGIKVQTSNNLQVQPGRTQDINFGVQIDASGVEPGYYEGTFLLSNDEETIEVPTILFVQDPDFPLLSALSLEVDGANLTGTVNVPGGADEFNLRIRDADTGELLEETAFAEDLDRGMHSFTWDLTIDGQPLTPGGYQINAYASLGDTEFEIPGGVLTIEE; from the coding sequence ATGAAACAGAGAGTTCGATCTTGTTTTATTTTCGTATTAATTCTTCTGCTTTCTCTTACCGGTTTCAGCGGAACAGGTCTTGCTGCAGGAACGAATCAGACAGTTACCGAAACTCCTGCCCAGCTGGATGCCGACTATTCTTCTTCGGAAGCAGTCAACGTTATTGTAGAAATAGAGGAAGAATCCATTTTACGCTCCAAACAGCAGGGGAACAGTCAGTCTAAAGAAAATCTCGCTGCTGTAAGAGATCAAATTATTTCCGAAGTTGCAGACGCTGCTTCTTCCAGCGAAGTAAACCGGGAATATGATTACTTATTTTCAGGCTTCTCATTGGAAGTATCTCAAAATGAACTTCCAGATGTGATGGAAGTGTCCGGTGTGAAAGCCGTCTACCCGGATGAAACTTATGAAGTAGAGTTTGATAATGAAACAGAAGTGCTTGATCCTGAAACTTTCAGCCCTGCCATGATGGACAGTGCTCCATTTATTGGTGCTGACGAAGCATGGGAAAGCGGATATACGGGAGAGGGAGTTACCGTTGCAGTAATTGATACGGGCGTTGACTACACTCACCCGGATTTAGCTCATGCTTTCGGCGAGTATAAAGGATGGGATTTTGTAGATAATGATAATGACCCGCAGGAAACTCAGCCGGGCAATCCTGATGGAGATTCCACCCTTCACGGTACACACGTTGCAGGAACGGTTGCAGCGGACGGCCTTATTACAGGGGTCGCTCCTGACGCAACTCTTCTCGGATACCGCGTTCTCGGTCCTGGCGGAAGCGGGACGACGACCGATGTAATCGCCGGCATTGAACGTGCGGTCGAAGATGGTGCTGACGTTTTAAATTTATCACTCGGCAATACGCAGAATAACCCTGATTTCGCTACGAGTATCGCACTCGACACAGCGATGGAAGACGGAGTTGTTGCGGTATCATCCAACGGAAACAGCGGTCCAAATAACTGGACTGTCGGCTCTCCCGGGACTTCCCGCGATGCTATTTCTGTAGGTGCTACACAACTCCCATATGATCAGTATGCCGCAGATATTTTCACTTCTGAAGGCGTAGACTACCCTTCTTCCGAAGTTATGGGCTTTCCAGATGTAGATCAGCTGCTTTCTCTAAATGAAGGAGAATATGAATTTGTTGATGTCGGTCTGGCAGGACCGGAAGACGTTGAAGGCGTAGATCTTGACGGAAAAATCGCGTTAATTTCACGCGGCGAATATGCATTTGTCGATAAAGCAGACACAGTTGCCGAAGCTGGCGCTGCCGGAGCTGTTTTATATAACAATGTGGAAGGCACAATGCCGGAAGTTCCAGGCATGGCCGTACCTACTGTCATGACGACGCTTGAAGACGGCGAAAAACTTCTCGCAGAGCTTGAAGCAGGCAATAACACGATCAGCTTTGACATTGAGTTTGACAGAGAAATTGGTGAAACGATGGCAGATTTCTCTTCACGCGGACCGGTTATGGACACGTGGATGATTAAACCGGATGTCTCTGCTCCTGGTGTTGCCATCGTCAGTACGATTCCTACACACAATCCGGACGCTCCTCACGGGTATGCTTCCCTTCAGGGTACAAGCATGTCGGCCCCGCACGTAGCAGGTGCTGCGGCGCTGATTCTTGAAGCCAATCCGGAATGGAACGTTGATTATGTGAAATCTGCTTTGATGAATACCGCAGAAAATCTTTATGATGCGGACGGGAACCTTTATCCGCACAATACTCAGGGAGCAGGAAGCATCCGGGTAGTTGACGCAATTGAAACGGAAGTGCTCGCTGTCCCAGGAAGTCATTCTTTCGGAGTATTTGATAAAGATAACGGGAAGCAGGTCGAACGTCAGAAATTCACGGTTCACAATCTTTCTGACGAACGCAAGCGATATTCTTTAGACTTTACCGGACACGAAGGTATTAAAGTACAGACAAGCAACAATCTGCAGGTCCAGCCCGGGCGCACACAGGATATCAATTTTGGTGTCCAGATTGATGCAAGCGGTGTGGAACCAGGATATTATGAAGGTACTTTCCTTCTAAGCAATGATGAAGAAACGATTGAAGTACCAACGATTCTTTTTGTTCAGGATCCTGACTTCCCACTTCTTTCAGCCCTTTCTCTTGAAGTAGATGGTGCTAATCTCACAGGAACTGTAAATGTGCCGGGTGGAGCGGACGAATTTAACCTCCGTATCCGCGATGCAGACACAGGAGAGCTTCTTGAAGAAACGGCTTTTGCTGAAGACCTTGACCGCGGCATGCACAGCTTCACATGGGATTTGACGATTGACGGCCAGCCGCTCACTCCGGGTGGATATCAAATTAACGCCTATGCTTCATTGGGCGATACGGAATTTGAAATTCCCGGCGGCGTACTGACTATCGAAGAATAA